A single genomic interval of Halorubrum aethiopicum harbors:
- a CDS encoding HEAT repeat domain-containing protein — MRDPDEATDGPTDPRVHPEESPGFGEEPDGLEDIEVDRDVTIGEASQRELQATDTAPLRGTEAGEKVATLAEGDPVERRRAALALGEERRSDAVVAALVERGLSDEDADVRQFAVEALGQLGGERAGAAATEALADENPWVRAEAVVALDRIDRTAHAEAIEAALDDGHHAVVRNAMVSLFKLRGEALLPVLLEASRDDSERLREWAVHLLAGVDDERATERLEAVAGDESEPRVVRSTAARALDADPGKFRRQFSGGTEDDSAALPGESTLNRRPDL, encoded by the coding sequence ATGAGGGACCCCGACGAGGCGACGGACGGGCCGACCGATCCCCGCGTCCACCCCGAGGAGAGCCCGGGGTTTGGCGAGGAGCCGGACGGGCTCGAGGACATCGAGGTGGACCGCGACGTCACCATCGGCGAGGCGTCACAGCGGGAGCTCCAGGCGACGGACACCGCGCCGCTCCGCGGGACCGAGGCCGGAGAGAAGGTCGCGACCCTCGCGGAGGGCGATCCGGTCGAGCGCCGCCGGGCGGCGCTGGCGCTCGGCGAGGAGCGCCGGAGCGACGCCGTCGTCGCCGCGCTCGTCGAACGCGGTCTCTCCGACGAGGACGCCGACGTGCGCCAGTTCGCGGTCGAGGCGCTCGGCCAGCTCGGCGGGGAGCGGGCGGGCGCGGCCGCGACCGAGGCGCTCGCGGACGAGAACCCCTGGGTCCGCGCCGAGGCCGTCGTCGCGCTCGACCGCATCGACCGGACCGCCCACGCCGAGGCCATCGAGGCCGCCCTCGACGACGGCCACCACGCCGTCGTCCGGAACGCGATGGTGTCGCTGTTCAAGCTCCGCGGCGAGGCCCTGCTCCCCGTCCTGCTCGAGGCGTCCCGCGACGACAGCGAGCGGCTCCGGGAGTGGGCCGTCCACCTGCTCGCGGGCGTCGACGACGAGCGCGCGACGGAGCGGCTCGAAGCGGTCGCCGGCGACGAGTCGGAGCCGCGCGTCGTCCGCAGCACCGCGGCGCGGGCGCTCGACGCCGATCCCGGGAAGTTCCGGCGACAGTTCAGCGGCGGCACCGAGGACGACAGCGCCGCGCTCCCGGGCGAGAGCACGCTCAACCGACGGCCCGACCTGTGA